In Eriocheir sinensis breed Jianghai 21 chromosome 23, ASM2467909v1, whole genome shotgun sequence, a single window of DNA contains:
- the LOC127002589 gene encoding uncharacterized protein LOC127002589, whose protein sequence is MSISLTSFYGQNRKVIVPTNPAGSDDDQELDLSADDDADPDFEPVLSQDSSSEDELRPSHQLKRQKASSQTRNLAIADVEDDSGEDGSDQENTTSASSPSWEKMIYTHLLFPRSHTHSLIISLPHMNIS, encoded by the exons ATGTCG aTCAGCCTCACTTCATTTTACGGTCAAAACCGCAAAGTCATTGTACCAACCAACCCTGCTGGTAGTGATGATGACCAAGAGCTTGACCTATCTGCTGATGATGACGCTGACCCTGACTTCGAGCCTGTGCTATCCCAGGATTCTTCCAGTGAAGATGAACTCAGGCCTAGCCACCAGCTCAAGCGTCAGAAAG CTTCTTCTCAAACAAGGAACCTTGCAATAGCTGATGTGGAAGATGACTCTGGAGAGGATGGAAGCGATCAAGAAAACACCACTTCAGCTTCATCACCGTCATGGGAAAAAATGATATatacccacctcctcttcccgagAAGCCATACCCACAGCCTGATCATATCTCTACCCCATATGAATATTTCCTGA